In one window of Psychrobacter sp. P2G3 DNA:
- a CDS encoding YhdH/YhfP family quinone oxidoreductase — MSNQTFKALVVEETSNGEFKKSIQQRNVSDLPENDLLIEVHYSSLNFKDAMSASGNKRITRNYPHTPGIDAAGVVVSDKSGTFKEGQEVVVFGYDLGMDTDGGLSQMISIPADWAVACPESLTLKEAMIYGTGGLTAALSIQKLEKMGAKPSDGPVAVTGATGGVGSISIAILSQLGYEVIAFSGKPEQSDYLKELGASEVRHRDTINEVGNKPAGRELWANAIDTIGGDYLANLLKQTKAGGAVTSCGLAASPEFSMTVIPFITRAVSLLGIDSVYIPLDDKKAIWERVSTDMKLPDLESYAEEITLEQTPEYLDRFMASKTVGRYVVNVKG; from the coding sequence ATGTCTAACCAAACTTTTAAAGCCTTAGTCGTCGAAGAAACCAGCAACGGTGAATTTAAAAAAAGTATTCAACAACGCAACGTCAGTGATTTACCTGAGAATGATTTGTTAATCGAAGTGCATTATTCATCATTAAATTTCAAAGATGCGATGTCAGCCTCGGGCAATAAGAGAATCACTAGAAACTATCCGCATACTCCTGGTATTGATGCGGCAGGCGTCGTGGTTAGCGACAAGTCTGGCACTTTTAAAGAAGGGCAAGAGGTCGTCGTATTCGGTTATGATTTGGGCATGGATACGGATGGCGGCTTAAGCCAAATGATCTCTATCCCTGCCGATTGGGCGGTAGCCTGTCCAGAATCTTTAACGCTAAAAGAAGCCATGATTTACGGTACGGGCGGCTTAACGGCTGCTTTGAGTATTCAAAAGTTAGAGAAAATGGGCGCAAAACCAAGTGATGGCCCAGTCGCCGTCACTGGGGCAACCGGCGGTGTCGGTAGTATCAGTATCGCGATTTTGAGTCAATTGGGCTATGAGGTCATTGCCTTCTCTGGTAAGCCTGAGCAAAGCGATTATTTAAAAGAGCTTGGCGCAAGTGAAGTACGTCATCGTGACACCATCAATGAAGTCGGTAACAAACCTGCCGGTCGCGAGCTGTGGGCAAACGCCATCGATACGATAGGCGGTGATTATCTAGCCAATTTACTCAAACAAACCAAAGCTGGCGGCGCGGTTACTTCTTGTGGTTTGGCGGCGTCACCTGAGTTTTCTATGACGGTCATACCTTTTATCACCAGAGCAGTGTCCCTACTCGGTATCGATTCGGTCTATATTCCACTGGACGATAAAAAGGCCATTTGGGAGCGTGTTTCAACCGATATGAAACTGCCTGACCTTGAGAGTTATGCTGAAGAGATTACGTTAGAGCAAACACCTGAGTACTTAGATCGCTTTATGGCGAGTAAGACGGTTGGGCGTTATGTGGTGAATGTGAAGGGTTAG
- a CDS encoding IS1595 family transposase, protein MRKSRLSWYKQTKLIELFVAGSTARTAASLVGVNKTTASYYFHRLRLLIYENSQEPGLLEGEIEVDESYFGGRRKGKRGRGAGNKVPVFGLLKRNGSVYACIIPNARADTLIPIIREKVKPDSIVYTDSFRSYNALDVSEFTHYRINHSKEFVQDSNHINGIENFWSQAKRHMRKYNGIPKEHFHLFLKECEWRFNYSDPKRQLRQLKQWVKKELN, encoded by the coding sequence ATGAGAAAGAGTAGATTAAGTTGGTACAAACAAACTAAGCTTATCGAACTATTTGTTGCCGGTTCTACCGCAAGAACAGCAGCAAGCTTAGTGGGTGTTAATAAAACAACAGCCAGCTATTACTTTCACAGGCTAAGACTACTGATTTATGAAAATAGTCAGGAACCTGGCCTTCTAGAAGGCGAAATAGAAGTTGATGAGAGCTACTTTGGCGGCAGACGCAAAGGCAAACGTGGTCGCGGTGCTGGTAACAAAGTTCCTGTTTTTGGACTGCTTAAGCGCAATGGTAGCGTCTATGCTTGTATCATCCCTAATGCCAGAGCTGATACCTTAATCCCTATTATAAGAGAGAAAGTAAAGCCTGATAGTATCGTTTACACAGACTCCTTTAGAAGTTACAACGCACTTGATGTCAGTGAGTTTACCCATTACCGCATTAACCATTCAAAAGAGTTTGTACAAGACAGTAATCATATTAACGGAATAGAGAACTTTTGGAGTCAAGCAAAGCGTCATATGCGTAAATATAATGGCATCCCAAAAGAGCATTTCCATCTGTTTTTAAAGGAATGTGAGTGGCGTTTTAACTACAGTGATCCGAAACGTCAATTACGTCAGCTAAAACAATGGGTTAAAAAGGAACTGAACTAG
- the guaA gene encoding glutamine-hydrolyzing GMP synthase produces the protein MTTAAATPALPTIKEDRILILDFGSQYSQLIARRVRDSGVFCEMFPYDIDAQRIHDFGAKGIILSGGPESVHAENSPRINDAVFDLGVPVLGICYGMQAMADRFGGQVHASDIHEFGAATIDVNGHSQLTEGIEDSSTEGKSAKLNVWMSHGDKVIEAPAGFDIVASTPSCPIAIMADDTRHYYGLQFHPEVTHTLQGEALLGRFVHQICDCAGDWTPDNIIDMRIEQLQKQIGDKQVLLGLSGGVDSSVVAALLHKAIGDQLTCVFVDTGLLRLHEGDQVMQIFAENMGVKVIRVDAEDLFLNALAGESDPEAKRKIIGKTFIDVFADSARQVSEQSDGKVIEFLAQGTIYPDVIESAKSHQGKAHVIKSHHNVGGLPDDLAFELVEPLRDLFKDEVRKLGITLGLPAKMINRHPFPGPGLGVRILGEVTKEFADILRQADAIFMQELERSGWYEKTAQAFAVFQPIKSVGVVGDGRRYAWVIALRAVETVDFMTARFAHLPYDLIETVSNRIMNEIAEVSRVTYDVSSKPPATIEWE, from the coding sequence ATGACCACTGCCGCTGCCACTCCTGCACTACCTACTATCAAAGAAGACCGCATCCTCATTCTCGATTTTGGCTCACAGTACAGCCAGCTTATCGCTCGCCGTGTGCGCGATTCTGGGGTATTTTGTGAGATGTTCCCTTACGATATCGACGCTCAGCGCATCCATGACTTTGGCGCAAAAGGTATTATCTTATCGGGTGGCCCTGAGAGCGTACATGCTGAGAACAGCCCGCGTATCAATGATGCGGTGTTTGATTTAGGCGTGCCAGTACTAGGCATTTGCTACGGTATGCAAGCGATGGCAGATCGTTTCGGCGGGCAGGTCCATGCCAGTGATATCCATGAGTTTGGCGCGGCAACGATTGACGTTAATGGGCATTCGCAGCTGACTGAAGGCATTGAAGACAGCAGCACGGAAGGGAAGTCAGCCAAGCTGAATGTATGGATGAGTCATGGCGATAAAGTGATTGAAGCGCCAGCAGGCTTCGATATTGTTGCTAGCACCCCAAGCTGTCCGATTGCGATTATGGCTGATGATACGCGCCATTATTATGGTCTCCAGTTCCATCCTGAAGTGACTCATACCTTACAAGGTGAGGCATTACTTGGTCGTTTTGTACATCAGATTTGTGATTGTGCTGGTGACTGGACACCCGATAATATTATCGATATGCGTATTGAGCAATTGCAAAAGCAAATCGGTGATAAGCAAGTATTGCTTGGTCTATCAGGCGGCGTAGATAGTTCAGTCGTAGCAGCGCTATTGCATAAAGCCATCGGTGATCAGCTGACTTGTGTGTTTGTCGATACCGGTCTCTTGCGTCTGCACGAAGGCGATCAAGTGATGCAAATTTTCGCGGAAAACATGGGTGTCAAAGTCATCCGTGTCGATGCCGAAGATTTATTCTTAAATGCGCTGGCAGGCGAGTCTGACCCAGAAGCCAAGCGTAAAATCATTGGCAAGACCTTTATCGATGTCTTCGCTGATAGCGCCCGTCAAGTGAGCGAGCAAAGCGATGGTAAAGTCATCGAATTCTTAGCGCAAGGCACGATTTATCCAGACGTGATTGAATCTGCTAAGTCGCATCAAGGCAAAGCACACGTCATTAAGAGTCATCATAATGTTGGCGGTTTGCCGGATGACTTGGCGTTTGAATTGGTTGAGCCATTACGTGACTTGTTTAAAGATGAAGTCCGTAAACTGGGTATTACCCTTGGTCTACCTGCCAAAATGATTAATCGTCATCCGTTCCCAGGACCGGGTTTGGGCGTGCGTATCTTAGGCGAAGTCACTAAAGAATTTGCTGATATCTTACGTCAAGCTGATGCAATATTTATGCAAGAGCTCGAGCGTTCAGGCTGGTATGAGAAGACCGCGCAAGCATTTGCGGTATTCCAACCGATTAAATCGGTCGGCGTGGTCGGTGATGGCCGCCGCTATGCATGGGTGATTGCGCTACGTGCGGTTGAGACGGTAGACTTCATGACGGCACGCTTTGCCCATCTGCCGTATGATTTGATTGAGACCGTATCGAATCGCATCATGAATGAGATCGCCGAAGTCTCACGCGTGACTTATGATGTGTCGAGTAAGCCGCCTGCTACTATTGAGTGGGAGTAG
- a CDS encoding GDYXXLXY domain-containing protein gives MNDINDNLVVQKPLEKSLPWWQKRPFSISVALLGLLFIIFMMTINVAKYETHLATGDTVLLELAPVDPRGFMQGDYMTLSYTIERKVFNALENHTEEDLYGTASRDGYVIVALDDNRVGEFIRLADAKPSNLTPNEMAIHYRIRHGSLKLATNAFFFQEGHAEAYEAAEYGLFRINDKGEPLLTNMVDAKFKAIEIKNTEVDKAQVNETPN, from the coding sequence ATGAATGACATAAACGATAATTTGGTAGTACAAAAACCTTTGGAAAAATCCTTGCCGTGGTGGCAAAAACGCCCCTTTAGCATTAGCGTTGCGTTATTAGGATTGCTCTTTATTATCTTCATGATGACTATTAATGTAGCGAAATACGAAACCCATCTTGCCACGGGTGACACCGTTTTACTTGAGCTTGCCCCTGTCGATCCACGCGGTTTTATGCAAGGTGATTATATGACCTTAAGCTATACTATCGAGCGTAAAGTATTCAATGCGTTAGAGAATCATACAGAAGAAGACTTATATGGTACTGCCTCACGTGACGGCTATGTCATCGTGGCTTTAGACGATAATAGAGTTGGTGAATTTATCCGTTTAGCTGACGCTAAACCTAGCAATTTAACGCCTAATGAAATGGCAATTCATTACCGCATTCGCCATGGTTCACTAAAGCTTGCGACCAATGCTTTTTTCTTTCAAGAAGGTCATGCTGAGGCTTATGAAGCAGCAGAGTATGGACTGTTCCGCATCAATGACAAAGGTGAGCCGCTATTAACAAATATGGTGGATGCGAAATTTAAGGCAATTGAAATAAAGAACACAGAAGTTGATAAAGCGCAGGTTAATGAGACACCAAACTAG
- a CDS encoding DUF2798 domain-containing protein, giving the protein MAKLPTIRIRTRRKYYRLIFTGLMALMMSLIISTALILVKVGFIDGFFTELMHSWGLAFVFAWPSAYVCAYFVQEHVLSRIEFY; this is encoded by the coding sequence ATGGCAAAACTACCTACTATTAGAATACGTACTCGCCGCAAATACTATCGGCTAATCTTTACTGGTCTTATGGCACTGATGATGTCGCTCATTATCTCGACTGCGTTGATATTGGTCAAAGTAGGCTTTATAGATGGTTTCTTTACAGAGCTAATGCACTCGTGGGGATTGGCCTTTGTATTTGCGTGGCCCAGTGCGTACGTCTGCGCATACTTTGTGCAGGAGCATGTACTTAGTCGGATTGAGTTTTATTGA
- a CDS encoding DUF4401 domain-containing protein: MNSNHSNAIFVQLQQRGLINATSVENKTEPYDDTPWFIHLFFGLSGLLASLFFIGFLTLILEQTGVLDSAIALFIIGTLLSAAGLALFKSKHSYRSTFMNSLAFAISIVGQIYIMFALLSNELEQPFSVWLFLLIQLIMTIVMPNFLYRLLSATVALGCMVYLLNFYSISEVSLGLLALITVVNHLQRYSLLQRIPTKWRSSAFSITKAVAYASAIMLLSISIYFIAAEYGNSFLNSNETSSYNYFLAQGLLTLASLYAAHLILRRYQIKLLSAAGLMIASAIISLGIMSVYVSGLLATSLIIIIATANSQRVLLGLGICALVGYIFWYYYQLDTSLLVKSVSMLIIGIGMLMMRWLLVKRYFSGSKERGL, encoded by the coding sequence ATGAATAGCAATCACTCGAACGCTATCTTTGTACAATTGCAACAACGTGGGTTAATTAATGCCACTTCTGTTGAGAATAAAACTGAACCTTACGATGATACACCATGGTTTATCCATCTGTTTTTTGGTTTGAGTGGTTTACTTGCCAGTCTGTTCTTCATTGGATTTTTAACCTTAATATTGGAACAAACAGGGGTGTTAGATAGCGCTATTGCGCTTTTTATCATCGGTACATTATTAAGTGCGGCGGGGCTGGCATTATTTAAAAGCAAACATAGCTATCGTAGTACTTTTATGAACAGTTTAGCGTTTGCCATTAGTATCGTCGGTCAGATATATATCATGTTTGCTTTACTCAGTAACGAGCTTGAGCAACCATTCAGTGTTTGGTTGTTTTTATTGATTCAGCTAATAATGACCATTGTCATGCCAAACTTTCTCTATCGCTTGTTAAGCGCTACCGTAGCATTGGGCTGCATGGTCTATCTACTTAATTTTTATTCCATATCTGAAGTTAGCTTAGGACTCTTAGCACTTATTACTGTCGTCAATCATTTACAACGCTATAGTTTGTTGCAGCGCATACCTACTAAGTGGCGCTCCAGTGCTTTTTCTATTACTAAAGCTGTCGCCTATGCCAGCGCTATTATGTTGCTCAGCATATCAATCTATTTTATCGCCGCTGAATACGGCAATAGTTTTCTAAATAGTAATGAAACCTCCAGCTATAACTACTTCCTAGCGCAAGGGCTGCTCACACTTGCCAGTCTCTATGCGGCCCACCTTATCCTTAGACGCTATCAGATCAAACTACTATCAGCAGCAGGCCTTATGATCGCCAGCGCTATTATCAGTTTAGGCATCATGTCAGTCTATGTATCAGGCTTATTAGCGACTAGCCTTATCATCATTATCGCGACTGCCAATAGTCAGCGTGTGTTATTAGGTCTTGGTATCTGCGCATTGGTGGGTTATATATTTTGGTATTACTATCAGCTCGATACTTCGTTGCTGGTCAAATCTGTCTCTATGCTTATTATTGGAATCGGTATGCTAATGATGCGTTGGCTGCTGGTTAAGCGCTACTTTTCTGGTAGTAAGGAGCGGGGGTTATGA
- a CDS encoding aspartate/glutamate racemase family protein, with protein sequence MAAQQQRDSLQKTLGIIGGMSWESTESYYRLINEGIKAELGNLHSADLLIHSVDFAPINKLQAQGDWDEMGAIMASSAKRLQAAGAQGLLIATNTMHKVVDDVQAATNLPIIHIADVTAAAIKQKGLTKIALLGTQFTMTQDFYKQRLIDAGLQVLIPDKDAQQEIHRVINEELCQGQFLDSSRQYYSQVIQDLANEGAEGVILGCTEIGLLIKQEDSSIPVFDTTAIHAAAAVEFLLDNAKSSPR encoded by the coding sequence ATGGCAGCTCAACAGCAACGTGATTCTCTACAAAAAACATTAGGCATCATTGGCGGTATGAGCTGGGAGAGTACCGAAAGCTATTATCGCTTGATTAATGAAGGTATAAAAGCTGAGTTGGGTAACCTGCATTCAGCGGATTTACTGATACATAGCGTCGACTTTGCGCCAATTAATAAGTTGCAAGCGCAAGGTGATTGGGATGAAATGGGCGCGATAATGGCAAGTAGTGCTAAGCGCTTGCAAGCAGCTGGCGCACAAGGGTTGCTTATCGCCACTAACACTATGCATAAGGTTGTCGATGACGTCCAAGCCGCGACTAATCTGCCGATTATCCATATCGCTGATGTCACGGCTGCTGCGATTAAGCAAAAAGGTCTGACCAAGATAGCGCTACTCGGTACGCAGTTTACGATGACGCAGGACTTTTACAAGCAGCGCCTTATTGATGCTGGCTTGCAAGTTTTGATACCAGATAAAGATGCGCAGCAAGAGATTCACAGAGTCATCAATGAGGAGCTATGCCAAGGGCAATTTCTTGATAGCTCACGTCAGTATTATAGCCAAGTGATTCAAGACTTAGCGAATGAAGGAGCAGAGGGTGTGATATTAGGCTGTACCGAAATTGGGCTACTTATCAAGCAAGAAGACAGCTCAATTCCGGTATTTGATACTACAGCGATTCATGCAGCGGCGGCGGTAGAATTTTTATTGGATAATGCAAAGTCGAGTCCAAGATAG
- a CDS encoding DUF2157 domain-containing protein, translating into MTQSRRTIEHLLTQGSLPLEHADTAATHLEIFPTKRSWLAFFDKTLLVIGVVALVLSLVFFIAYNWLHMGKMGKFALVEGALVITITLYVLLSFRRRFTFIRQLLLLIASVITGSLLALFGQVYQTGADTWQLFFSWALLIIPWVLIARLPALWLLWLGLINASLILYLDIADFLFIDYTYQSIFQLAILALVNFIAFNLWLIYAKNKLPVNKISINKSATHAAIVSTNDLELANSRDNTETQSKLHWSTYIVGFLNTYFITHLAIVTVFDDGYVKSTRILTTLISLLLWASWCGFIYWRFCKRRTDLLMLTYLCFSIIVVVMFWTAKLVLDDFDAGGFLVLALLLIGMSSMTIMWLRKVANLGSKNPAPHSLKGGGHE; encoded by the coding sequence ATGACTCAATCGCGGCGTACCATCGAGCACTTGCTAACCCAAGGTAGTCTTCCCCTAGAGCATGCAGATACAGCAGCGACTCATCTAGAAATATTTCCAACCAAACGCTCGTGGCTGGCTTTTTTTGATAAGACTCTATTAGTTATCGGCGTCGTGGCACTCGTATTGTCACTAGTGTTTTTTATCGCCTATAACTGGCTGCATATGGGCAAGATGGGTAAATTTGCCCTAGTCGAAGGCGCATTGGTTATCACCATCACGCTCTACGTCCTACTCTCTTTTAGGCGCAGGTTTACGTTTATCAGACAGTTATTACTGCTTATTGCTAGCGTGATTACAGGCAGTCTGCTGGCACTATTTGGACAGGTGTATCAAACGGGCGCAGATACGTGGCAGCTATTTTTTAGCTGGGCATTATTGATTATTCCGTGGGTTCTTATCGCACGCTTGCCTGCGCTGTGGCTATTATGGCTAGGGTTAATTAATGCCTCTCTAATCCTCTATTTAGATATCGCAGATTTCCTATTTATCGACTACACCTATCAAAGTATTTTTCAGTTAGCAATATTAGCGCTAGTGAATTTTATAGCATTTAACTTATGGCTAATCTATGCTAAAAACAAACTCCCTGTTAATAAAATCTCTATTAATAAATCCGCTACTCACGCTGCCATTGTTAGCACAAACGACTTAGAACTCGCCAACTCTAGAGACAACACCGAAACCCAATCTAAGCTGCATTGGAGCACCTATATTGTCGGTTTTCTCAATACTTATTTTATAACCCATCTAGCGATTGTTACGGTCTTTGACGATGGTTATGTTAAAAGTACTCGTATTCTGACCACGCTCATATCTTTACTGTTATGGGCAAGCTGGTGCGGATTTATCTATTGGCGGTTTTGTAAGCGTCGTACTGACTTGCTGATGCTGACTTATCTTTGTTTTTCTATCATCGTTGTAGTGATGTTTTGGACAGCTAAGCTGGTGCTAGATGATTTTGATGCTGGTGGCTTTTTAGTTTTAGCGTTATTGCTAATCGGGATGAGTTCTATGACGATAATGTGGCTGCGTAAGGTGGCAAATTTAGGCAGCAAAAATCCTGCGCCTCACTCATTAAAAGGAGGCGGTCATGAATAG
- a CDS encoding BCCT family transporter codes for MSNSGSKQPDSTQAGSKKHSRKSDKSTSNLSKEYLPDYVRARSKHHKPPHLGTFDVGMSIPQWRPDHVPDTRIDKFTFFMVLAILFGIAIPLILFPEQGKAWVGIARTFVTDNFGFAYLAFGVLAMLFVIYIVISDIGKIKLGRPEETAEFSDASWASMLFCGGIGASILYWGLIEWAYYYQSPPFNIAGGTPDAIRWATTYGIFHWGPVAWAIYLVPAVPIAYFYYVRQTPVLKVSQTLMPLLGEKLAGSNWAKMLDVLFVFGMVGGGATTLGLASPLINEGLYNLFGLPRNITMQIVVLLITTMIFAYSAYQGLKGGIQKLSNINFYLAVVFLLFILIVGPTVFILNTGLEAIGRSLTEMPRMMTYIEPFKDFQQFGFEHTTFPQDWTVFYWAWWLVFAPTIGLFIAKISRGRTIRNMVLGSMFYGSLGCAMFMIILGNYGLYLQLTGTVDVVAVLNNESPTAAIFAILNSLPMSYVVIAVFTFLATIFTATTFDSISYILASVVQVEVDDEPHRWNRLFWAFTLCLLPAILMFLGDLQTLQTASIIAGAPLIIILSMMMVSVIKAARYDLAYQPDYNIKTIHIEELPDNAPWEVGETSVSLEGSIMHQHEEWEQMREDTENNGSEK; via the coding sequence ATGAGTAACTCTGGTAGTAAACAGCCTGATAGTACGCAGGCTGGTAGTAAAAAACATAGTCGAAAATCTGATAAAAGCACGAGCAATCTTTCAAAAGAGTATCTTCCAGACTATGTCAGAGCGCGATCAAAACATCATAAACCTCCTCATCTAGGTACCTTTGATGTGGGTATGTCCATTCCGCAATGGCGACCCGACCATGTACCAGATACTCGTATCGATAAATTCACTTTTTTTATGGTGTTAGCGATACTCTTTGGTATCGCCATACCCTTAATACTTTTTCCCGAGCAAGGCAAAGCTTGGGTGGGCATCGCTCGAACTTTTGTAACTGATAACTTTGGTTTTGCCTACCTAGCCTTTGGCGTCCTTGCCATGTTATTCGTCATTTATATTGTGATTTCTGATATCGGTAAGATCAAACTAGGTCGTCCAGAAGAAACCGCTGAGTTCTCCGATGCCTCTTGGGCGTCGATGTTGTTCTGCGGTGGTATTGGGGCCAGTATTCTGTACTGGGGTCTGATTGAGTGGGCGTATTATTATCAAAGCCCTCCTTTTAATATAGCAGGCGGCACGCCGGATGCCATTCGCTGGGCGACCACCTACGGTATCTTTCACTGGGGGCCTGTCGCTTGGGCCATCTATTTAGTACCTGCCGTTCCTATCGCTTACTTTTATTATGTGCGTCAGACGCCGGTACTTAAAGTTAGCCAAACGCTTATGCCGTTATTAGGCGAAAAGCTAGCTGGCAGCAATTGGGCTAAAATGCTCGATGTATTATTTGTCTTTGGTATGGTTGGCGGTGGTGCGACGACGCTAGGTCTTGCCTCTCCGCTTATCAACGAAGGCCTCTACAATTTATTTGGCTTACCACGTAACATCACTATGCAGATTGTAGTGTTGTTAATTACCACTATGATTTTTGCTTATAGTGCGTATCAGGGGTTAAAAGGCGGGATTCAAAAACTCTCCAATATCAACTTTTATTTGGCCGTCGTCTTCTTATTATTCATTCTGATTGTCGGGCCGACCGTCTTTATTTTAAATACTGGTTTAGAAGCCATCGGGCGTTCTCTCACCGAAATGCCGCGTATGATGACTTATATAGAACCCTTTAAAGACTTCCAACAGTTCGGCTTTGAGCACACCACCTTCCCGCAAGACTGGACCGTTTTCTATTGGGCGTGGTGGTTGGTATTTGCACCAACTATCGGCCTGTTCATTGCCAAAATCTCTAGAGGCCGTACGATACGTAATATGGTCTTGGGGTCGATGTTCTATGGCTCGCTTGGCTGTGCGATGTTTATGATTATCTTAGGTAATTATGGTCTCTATCTACAACTGACTGGCACAGTAGATGTGGTTGCTGTCCTAAACAATGAGTCGCCCACTGCGGCCATCTTTGCTATCTTGAATAGCCTACCGATGTCTTATGTAGTCATCGCCGTCTTTACCTTTTTAGCCACTATCTTTACCGCCACGACTTTTGACTCCATCTCTTATATCTTGGCGTCCGTCGTGCAAGTAGAAGTAGACGATGAGCCGCACCGTTGGAATCGCCTATTTTGGGCATTCACGTTGTGTTTGTTGCCCGCTATTTTGATGTTCTTAGGAGACCTGCAAACCTTGCAGACCGCTTCTATCATCGCTGGTGCGCCGCTCATTATCATTCTCTCCATGATGATGGTCTCGGTAATTAAAGCTGCGCGTTATGATCTCGCTTATCAGCCTGATTACAATATAAAAACCATTCATATCGAAGAGCTGCCCGATAATGCGCCGTGGGAAGTAGGCGAAACCTCAGTATCACTTGAAGGCTCAATCATGCATCAGCATGAGGAATGGGAGCAAATGCGCGAGGATACTGAAAACAATGGAAGTGAGAAGTAG
- a CDS encoding cupin domain-containing protein, with translation MMTKSLKGPLKRPTKEQSHELPKDTQNYVLSKSDIENTPETKHIHQFNEQAIRHTVSLSDITGLTKFGLHLVRVEPGDETTQHHYHEESDEFVYVLSGQLSLRYGDDSYQLTAGDFVGFPAHGDAHSMLNDSDTDAVYLMGGNRPPIDICNYPDINRKMYTIHGKKEFVDLENLGEV, from the coding sequence ATGATGACTAAGTCATTGAAAGGGCCATTGAAAAGGCCAACCAAAGAGCAATCCCACGAGCTGCCGAAAGACACTCAAAACTATGTCCTAAGCAAGTCTGATATCGAAAATACACCTGAGACCAAGCATATTCACCAGTTCAATGAGCAGGCCATTCGGCATACGGTTTCATTGAGCGACATCACTGGTCTGACCAAATTTGGCTTACACCTTGTACGCGTTGAGCCGGGTGATGAGACCACGCAGCATCACTATCATGAAGAGTCAGACGAGTTCGTTTATGTGCTATCTGGCCAGCTTTCACTGCGTTATGGAGATGACAGTTATCAGTTAACTGCCGGCGATTTCGTAGGTTTCCCAGCGCATGGCGACGCGCATTCTATGCTTAATGATAGCGATACAGACGCAGTCTATCTTATGGGTGGCAACAGACCGCCGATTGATATTTGCAATTATCCAGACATCAATCGCAAAATGTATACTATCCACGGTAAAAAGGAATTTGTGGACTTAGAAAATCTAGGTGAGGTATAA
- a CDS encoding zinc-binding dehydrogenase translates to MRSATYDTFGKPTEVLSLGDNPIPEPKADEVRVKTILASIHNHDLLTIRGKYGFKPELPAIGGSEALGIIDAVGSDVKDLKVGQRVAAASVQATWAEYFTAPASMIFPVPDSLEDELAAQLIAMPLSALMLLEFLEVESGQWIIHNAANGAVGKSLAMLAAARGVNTINVVRSSDALEELEALGIKNNINNSDEDWKDQVRNIVGDDSISAAVDSVGGEASGDLLSLLGHYGTLASFGIMSGQPMTLNPTHIIFKQATIKGFWGSKISQEMSVENKQRLVDELIERAVDGKLKLPVEATFDLADIVKAVDGKLQSGKKGKVLLKP, encoded by the coding sequence ATGCGTAGCGCAACTTATGACACTTTTGGCAAACCGACTGAAGTACTTAGCTTAGGTGATAACCCTATTCCAGAGCCAAAAGCAGATGAAGTGCGAGTCAAAACCATACTCGCCTCCATTCATAACCATGATCTATTAACCATTCGCGGCAAATACGGCTTTAAACCTGAACTGCCAGCGATCGGTGGTTCTGAGGCCTTGGGTATCATCGATGCCGTTGGTAGTGACGTCAAAGACCTAAAAGTCGGTCAGCGTGTTGCGGCAGCTAGCGTCCAAGCGACGTGGGCTGAATACTTTACCGCGCCTGCCAGCATGATATTCCCAGTACCGGACAGCTTAGAAGATGAGTTGGCTGCACAATTGATTGCCATGCCGCTTAGTGCCTTGATGTTGCTTGAATTCTTAGAAGTAGAGAGCGGTCAATGGATTATCCATAATGCTGCCAACGGTGCAGTTGGTAAGTCACTCGCTATGCTGGCTGCTGCGCGCGGTGTCAATACAATCAACGTCGTACGCAGTAGCGATGCGTTAGAAGAATTAGAAGCACTCGGCATTAAAAATAATATCAATAACTCAGACGAAGACTGGAAAGATCAAGTCCGCAATATCGTAGGCGATGACAGCATCAGCGCTGCAGTGGACTCTGTCGGTGGTGAGGCCAGTGGTGATTTACTATCATTGTTAGGTCATTATGGCACCTTAGCATCGTTCGGTATCATGTCAGGTCAGCCAATGACGCTTAACCCGACGCATATTATCTTCAAACAAGCCACTATCAAAGGCTTTTGGGGTAGTAAGATTAGTCAAGAAATGAGCGTGGAAAACAAGCAGCGTTTGGTTGATGAGTTAATAGAACGCGCGGTTGATGGCAAGTTAAAACTACCGGTTGAAGCAACTTTTGATCTGGCTGACATTGTTAAAGCGGTCGATGGTAAGTTGCAGTCAGGCAAAAAAGGCAAGGTACTTTTGAAGCCTTAA